From a single Haemorhous mexicanus isolate bHaeMex1 chromosome 29, bHaeMex1.pri, whole genome shotgun sequence genomic region:
- the LOC132339528 gene encoding nuclear receptor ROR-beta-like, which produces MRAQIEVIPCKICGDKSSGIHYGVITCEGCKGFFRRSQQNNASYSCSRQRNCLIDRTNRNRCQHCRLQKCLALGMSRDAVKFGRMSKKQRDSLYAEVQKHQQSQEQSGGTKEEPEPLSRVYTTSVSSGLSDLDDISTLSDGLLFDFPLTPDGSSTYYNLDLLASAQPSPDQSSLDVADATLIKQESIYELMLEPALLAHGALEGAQLPPDISVLEIDRVAQNVVKSHLETCQYTTEELKRLAWSLYSPEEVRALQSKSCEAMWQQCSLQISNAIQYVVEFAKRIDGFMELCQNDQIILLKAGCLEVLLIRMIRAFNPLNNTVLFEGKFGGMQMFKSLGCDDLIGAVFELGRTLCRLQLSDEELALFTAAVLLSPDRPWLTESKKVQKLQDKIYVALQHEIQKKHSAEDKLSKMVSKLPLMKTICNLHLDKLEFFRLLHPETAMNFPPLYKEVFNSELQYSDPRES; this is translated from the exons CCCAAATCGAGGTGATCCCGTGCAAGATCTGCGGAGACAAATCCTCAGGGATCCACTACGGTGTCATCACCTGCGAAGGCTGCAAG GGTTTCTTCCGGAGGAGCCAGCAGAACAATGCCAGCTACTCCTGCTCCCGGCAAAGGAACTGCCTGATCGACCGCACCAACCGCAACCGCTGCCAGCACTGCCGCCTGCAGAAATGCCTGGCACTGGGCATGTCCCGCGACG CGGTGAAGTTCGGCCGCATGTCCAAGAAGCAGCGGGACAGCCTCTACGCCGAGGTGCAGAAgcaccagcagagccaggagcagagcgGCGGCACCAAGGAGGAGCCCGAGCCCCTGAGCCGCGTCTACACCACGAGCGTCAGCAGCGGCCTCTCGGACCTGGACGACATCTCCACGCTGTCCGACGGGCTGCTCTTCGACTTCCCCCTGACCCCCGATGGCAGCAGCACCTACTACAACCTGGACCTGCTGGCCTCGGCCCAGCCCTCGCCCGACCAGTCCAGCCTGGACGTGGCTGATGCCACGCTCATCAAGCAGGAGTCCATCTACGAGCTGATGCTGGAGCCGGCGCTGCTGGCACATGGGGCCCTGGAGGGTGCCCAGCTGCCCCCTGACATCTCTGTCCTGGAGATTG ACCGGGTGGCCCAGAACGTGGTGAAGTCACACCTGGAGACGTGCCAGTACACAACGGAGGAGCTCAAGCGCCTGGCGTGGAGCCTCTACTCCCCCGAGGAGGTCCGTGCCCTGCAGAGCAAG agctgcGAGGCCATGTGGCAGCAGTGCTCGCTGCAGATCTCCAACGCCATCCAGTACGTGGTGGAGTTCGCCAAGCGCATCGATGGCTTCATGGAGCTCTGCCAGAACGACCAGATCATCCTCCTGAAAGCCG GTTGCCTCGAGGTGCTCCTGATCCGCATGATCCGCGCCTTCAACCCCTTGAACAACACCGTCCTCTTCGAGGGCAAGTTCGGTGGGATGCAGATGTTCAAATCTCTCG GCTGTGACGATCTCATCGGTGCCGTCTTCGAGCTGGGGAGGACCCTGTGCCGCCTGCAGCTGTCGGACGAGGAGCTCGCCCtcttcactgctgctgtcctgctctccccag ACCGCCCGTGGCTGACCGAGTCCAAGAAGGTGCAAAAGCTCCAGGACAAGATCTACGTGGCCCTGCAGCACGAGATCCAGAAGAAACACTCCGCCGAGGACAAGCTCTCGAAG aTGGTTTCCAAGCTGCCCTTGATGAAGACCATTTGCAACCTGCACTTGGACAAGCTGGAATTTTTCCGTCTCCTGCACCCAGAGACTGCCATGAACTTCCCCCCCCTCTACAAGGAGGTTTTCAACTCTGAGCTTCAGTACAGCGACCCCCGGGAGAGCTAA